The following proteins are co-located in the Dehalococcoides mccartyi 195 genome:
- a CDS encoding cob(I)yrinic acid a,c-diamide adenosyltransferase, with amino-acid sequence MVTNHTPYLEKGLISIFTGEGKGKTSAAVGTAIRAAGHGLRVCLIFFAKGKRFDHGEFKILSSLPNVTLQSFGQAGWILKNISEETRTQAERAFETASEAVTGGQYDLVVMDEIMIALTAGLVTTEQVIRMINAKPPCVELIMTGRGAPAELIELADLVSEIKAVKHPYTRGIKARKGIDY; translated from the coding sequence TTGGTAACAAACCATACCCCTTACCTTGAAAAAGGCCTTATATCCATATTCACCGGTGAAGGCAAGGGTAAGACCTCGGCTGCAGTCGGCACTGCTATCAGGGCTGCCGGTCACGGGCTGAGGGTTTGCCTCATTTTTTTTGCCAAAGGAAAACGTTTTGACCACGGCGAATTTAAAATATTGTCTTCCCTGCCGAATGTAACTTTGCAAAGCTTCGGCCAGGCCGGCTGGATACTCAAAAATATATCCGAAGAAACCCGCACACAGGCGGAACGGGCTTTTGAGACCGCCTCCGAAGCGGTAACCGGCGGGCAGTATGACCTGGTAGTCATGGACGAAATCATGATAGCCCTGACGGCCGGGCTGGTCACCACCGAACAGGTTATCCGGATGATAAACGCCAAACCGCCCTGCGTAGAGCTGATTATGACCGGGCGGGGCGCCCCGGCTGAACTTATAGAACTGGCTGACCTGGTTTCGGAAATAAAGGCAGTCAAACACCCGTATACTAGGGGCATCAAAGCCCGTAAAGGTATAGATTACTAA
- the fbp gene encoding fructose-1,6-bisphosphate aldolase/phosphatase → MKVTLSVIKADIGGFVGHSDSHPQCLVRAEKHLAEAKKNGMLIDYHITKCGDDLQLVMTHQKGINNKVIHEMAWDTFVSCTEVAKELKLYGAGQDLLCDAFSGNVKGMGPGVAEMELEERPSEPIIIFMADKTSSGAWNLPLYKMFADPFNTIGLVIAENMHDGFSFEVHDVKESKGISFNTPEEIYDMLVFIGAHSRFAIKSVSTRKGEIAAVSSTQKLAFLADRYVGKDDPVCIVRAQGSFPAVGEILEPFAQPYLVEGWMRGSHNGPIMPVSIEDSTPTRFDGPPRVTALGFQLSNGMLIGPRDMFKDKSFDNARQKSLDMADMMRSHGPFEPHRLPLEEMEYTTMPQVSKKLAGRFKPLED, encoded by the coding sequence ATGAAAGTAACCCTTAGTGTTATTAAAGCAGATATCGGCGGTTTTGTAGGCCATTCGGACTCACACCCGCAGTGTCTGGTCAGGGCTGAAAAGCACCTGGCGGAGGCCAAAAAGAATGGCATGCTGATTGATTACCATATAACTAAGTGCGGTGACGACCTCCAGCTGGTTATGACCCACCAGAAAGGTATAAACAACAAAGTTATTCACGAAATGGCCTGGGATACCTTTGTAAGCTGCACCGAAGTTGCCAAAGAGCTGAAGCTTTACGGCGCAGGGCAGGACTTGCTGTGTGATGCCTTCTCCGGAAACGTAAAGGGCATGGGGCCCGGCGTAGCCGAAATGGAGCTTGAGGAACGGCCTTCCGAACCTATCATAATCTTCATGGCCGACAAGACCTCTTCCGGTGCCTGGAATCTGCCTCTTTACAAAATGTTTGCAGACCCCTTTAACACCATAGGTTTGGTCATAGCTGAAAATATGCATGACGGCTTCTCCTTTGAGGTTCATGACGTCAAGGAAAGCAAGGGCATTAGCTTTAACACCCCCGAAGAAATTTATGACATGCTGGTATTTATCGGCGCTCATTCCCGCTTCGCTATCAAGAGTGTTTCCACCCGCAAGGGCGAGATTGCGGCTGTTTCTTCCACCCAGAAACTGGCCTTTTTAGCTGACCGTTATGTAGGTAAAGACGACCCGGTTTGTATTGTCCGCGCTCAGGGGTCTTTCCCGGCTGTGGGTGAAATACTTGAACCCTTCGCCCAGCCTTATCTGGTAGAAGGCTGGATGCGCGGCTCGCACAACGGCCCTATTATGCCTGTCTCAATAGAAGACAGCACCCCCACCCGCTTTGACGGCCCGCCCCGGGTAACCGCTCTGGGTTTCCAGCTGTCAAACGGTATGCTTATCGGCCCGCGTGATATGTTTAAAGATAAGTCTTTTGACAATGCCCGCCAGAAATCACTGGATATGGCAGATATGATGCGCTCCCACGGCCCGTTTGAGCCCCATCGCCTGCCGCTGGAGGAAATGGAATACACCACCATGCCTCAGGTATCCAAGAAACTGGCCGGACGCTTTAAACCCCTGGAAGACTAG
- a CDS encoding XTP/dITP diphosphatase, with amino-acid sequence MPKLLLASNNRGKLREYASLLSGSGFELVTPADMGIDITVAETGTTFEENARLKAAALAEASGILTLADDSGLAVDALGGEPGVYSARYAGENATDTDRNAYLLSKMHTIPAEKRTARFCCVIAIAQPGHIIATFEGTCEGFISTEPRGTNGFGYDPVFYLPEYGKTMAELPSEIKNSISHRSIAAQKASRFLIQIATS; translated from the coding sequence ATGCCCAAGCTCCTGCTGGCAAGCAACAACCGGGGCAAGCTGAGAGAATATGCTTCTCTCCTTAGCGGTTCGGGTTTTGAGCTTGTCACACCGGCAGATATGGGTATAGATATAACAGTTGCCGAAACCGGCACTACATTTGAAGAGAATGCCCGCTTGAAAGCCGCCGCTCTGGCGGAAGCAAGCGGGATTCTTACTTTGGCAGATGACTCCGGTCTGGCAGTAGACGCTCTGGGGGGTGAACCCGGGGTCTATTCCGCCCGCTATGCCGGGGAAAACGCTACGGATACAGACCGGAATGCATATCTTCTGTCTAAAATGCACACTATCCCCGCTGAAAAACGCACCGCCCGTTTCTGTTGTGTAATCGCCATTGCCCAGCCGGGCCATATCATCGCCACCTTTGAGGGTACTTGCGAAGGATTTATAAGCACTGAACCCCGCGGCACTAATGGATTTGGCTATGACCCCGTTTTTTACCTGCCGGAATACGGTAAAACTATGGCCGAACTCCCGTCTGAAATAAAAAACAGCATTTCCCACCGGTCTATAGCCGCCCAAAAAGCCAGCCGGTTTCTGATCCAAATAGCCACTAGCTAG
- the dnaN gene encoding DNA polymerase III subunit beta: MKLTCLQENLNKGLNIVGKAAAGRTTLPITNNVLISTDDGRLKLAATNLEMAISCWIGAKIEEEGSTTVPAKLLTEFVSSLPNDKIELNLNAKSKALNIKCARFEARITGVDAKDFPPVPKVENGISTKINVEAFRQAVSEVVFASATDESRPVLTGVNAEFEGSTLTLAAADGFRLAVYKLPLLEAVKTATKVIIPARTLGELSRLASMDEEEALMINVDTAKSQILFRLKNIELVSQLVQGNFPQYNQIIPQSFTTKVVVDANQFLMATRTATIFARDGGGIVRLMMNPGGNNTPGKLTISARSEEVGDNTGELDAVVQGEEAKIAFNGKYLLDVLGVLKAQQVSLEVTSPSSPGVIKPVGADNYIHVIMPMFVQW, encoded by the coding sequence ATGAAACTTACATGCTTACAGGAAAATCTGAACAAGGGTCTAAACATTGTGGGCAAAGCGGCTGCCGGCCGGACTACCCTGCCCATTACCAACAATGTCCTTATCTCAACTGATGACGGACGTTTAAAACTAGCCGCCACCAATCTCGAAATGGCTATCAGCTGCTGGATAGGAGCCAAGATAGAGGAAGAAGGGAGCACCACCGTACCTGCCAAACTCCTGACCGAATTTGTCAGCTCTCTGCCCAATGATAAAATAGAATTAAACCTTAATGCCAAGTCAAAGGCACTCAATATCAAATGCGCCCGCTTTGAGGCACGCATAACAGGCGTTGACGCAAAAGACTTCCCGCCTGTACCCAAAGTGGAAAACGGCATCTCCACCAAGATTAACGTTGAGGCCTTCCGCCAGGCCGTAAGCGAAGTGGTATTTGCTTCGGCAACTGACGAATCCCGCCCGGTGCTCACTGGTGTCAACGCCGAATTTGAAGGCAGCACCCTAACTCTGGCTGCAGCTGACGGTTTCCGTTTGGCTGTCTATAAACTGCCTCTGCTGGAAGCGGTAAAAACCGCTACTAAAGTAATCATTCCAGCCCGTACACTGGGTGAGCTTTCCCGCCTGGCCAGCATGGACGAGGAAGAAGCCCTGATGATAAATGTAGATACTGCCAAGAGCCAGATACTTTTCAGGCTTAAAAATATTGAGTTGGTATCTCAGCTGGTACAGGGAAATTTCCCCCAGTACAACCAGATAATCCCCCAAAGCTTTACTACCAAAGTGGTAGTAGATGCCAACCAGTTCCTTATGGCCACCAGAACGGCTACAATCTTTGCCCGTGACGGCGGCGGCATAGTCCGGCTGATGATGAACCCCGGAGGCAATAATACCCCCGGTAAGCTCACCATCTCCGCCCGCTCTGAAGAAGTGGGTGACAATACCGGTGAACTTGATGCCGTAGTTCAGGGTGAGGAAGCTAAAATAGCCTTCAACGGCAAATATCTTCTGGACGTCCTGGGAGTACTTAAAGCCCAGCAAGTATCACTGGAAGTAACCAGCCCGTCAAGCCCCGGTGTGATAAAACCGGTGGGGGCGGACAACTACATCCACGTTATTATGCCCATGTTCGTGCAGTGGTGA